Proteins from one Candidatus Hydrogenedentota bacterium genomic window:
- a CDS encoding cyclic nucleotide-binding domain-containing protein codes for MNPADMQRALQRVAETGVFIGDILVEEGLLDEEALLTFLAKYCKIPHLSLLDYLIDESLFSLIPRDVCVKHHVLPIDRMGKNLTIAMVNPLDAAALDAIRGHCPGLRVKPILCASRHFETVIRRFVSVSVPPAAAPGPSGAYPSSGVSRSASAPAPLVYTGPLPPAPSSPSFSQKGQEKAHQTLSDADEALLQTVFEMTPVESDEDLGVEDLLAAPDSARTSDDGKQVRTTPEDVAVTMTNVMMDSMRNTYGILARRMDLFRGISPENVARVFAKGRTEEFSEGACIFAKGSHGDTMYVILSGAVAIVDGDRILATMEQGEMFGEMALVTQSARTADARAVSDVAVLSLTMDDIMNTFGGEVSCQILVNIIIALSHRLRKANAQ; via the coding sequence GTGAACCCGGCGGACATGCAGCGCGCCCTCCAGCGCGTCGCGGAGACCGGCGTGTTCATCGGGGACATTCTGGTGGAGGAGGGGCTGCTCGACGAGGAGGCGCTGCTGACCTTTCTCGCGAAGTACTGCAAGATTCCCCATCTCAGCCTGCTGGACTACCTGATAGACGAATCTCTCTTTTCGCTGATTCCCCGGGACGTCTGCGTGAAGCACCATGTGCTTCCCATAGACCGGATGGGCAAGAACCTGACCATTGCCATGGTCAACCCGCTTGACGCGGCGGCCCTGGATGCGATCCGCGGGCACTGCCCGGGACTGCGGGTGAAACCGATCCTGTGCGCCAGCCGCCATTTCGAGACGGTCATCCGGCGCTTCGTCTCCGTCTCCGTCCCGCCCGCCGCCGCCCCGGGCCCCTCCGGCGCGTACCCTTCGTCCGGTGTTTCCCGTTCCGCGTCCGCCCCGGCGCCCCTGGTCTACACGGGTCCCCTCCCCCCCGCGCCGTCCTCCCCGTCTTTCTCCCAGAAGGGGCAGGAAAAGGCGCACCAGACGCTTTCCGATGCCGACGAAGCGCTGTTGCAGACCGTTTTCGAGATGACCCCCGTTGAGAGCGACGAGGATCTGGGGGTGGAGGACCTGCTCGCGGCGCCGGATTCCGCGAGGACTTCAGACGACGGGAAGCAGGTGCGGACGACGCCGGAGGATGTGGCGGTCACCATGACCAACGTCATGATGGACAGCATGCGCAACACCTACGGCATTCTGGCCCGCCGCATGGACCTTTTCCGGGGGATTTCCCCGGAGAACGTGGCCCGCGTTTTCGCCAAGGGCCGGACGGAGGAGTTCTCCGAGGGCGCCTGCATTTTCGCCAAGGGCTCCCACGGGGACACCATGTACGTCATCCTCAGCGGGGCGGTGGCCATCGTGGACGGCGACCGCATCCTGGCCACGATGGAGCAGGGGGAGATGTTCGGGGAAATGGCCCTGGTCACCCAGTCGGCGCGCACGGCGGACGCCCGGGCCGTCAGCGACGTGGCGGTGCTCTCCCTGACGATGGACGACATCATGAACACCTTCGGCGGGGAGGTTTCCTGCCAGATCCTCGTGAACATCATCATCGCCCTCAGCCACCGGCTCCGCAAGGCCAACGCGCAATAA